Genomic DNA from Oncorhynchus mykiss isolate Arlee chromosome 2, USDA_OmykA_1.1, whole genome shotgun sequence:
GCAGGCCTGTGTGGCTGAGGAACTTTACCCTCCCATTACCAACCCAGAGGATGGAACAGGCTCCCCACGGTTGACCTCCATGTCCTTCCCCTTCGCCCCAGACATGGGGAACCTAACCCATCACACCTCCAGTGTCAACCCTGCCTCCCCCAAACTTCCCCTGGACACCTGCTCTCCAGATGTGTCAGACGGGGATAACTCCAGTCCATACGGAGAGATGGGTACCTTCCTTCTGTTTCCAGGCTCCTACAgtgatgatggagagatggaggaggaggaggaggaggaggaggaggaggagaggatgatcCCAGCCTCTCTGCTTAACTTTCCCCTCCACACCAGTCTCCTCTTTCAGGCAGACTCCATGGAGATCACTCTCTTCCCCACAGAGGAGGggaatgagggaggagagggaaatgaCAGGAACGAAGGGAACGATGTGGATGCATACGCGgccggagaggaggagggggacgtggaggatgatgatgaagatgatgatgaagaagaagaagtggaggctaaggtagagatagaggaggCTAAGGTAGAAATAGCGATAGAGGAAGAGGTTGATGAAGAGGAGGGTGAGGAtgttgaggaagaggaggatgagggtgaGGGTAAGGCTGTAAATGACCCAGCTGAAGAGGACAACTCGGCCTCCTTCCTTCATTCACTGTCGGAGACTTCCATCAACGAAGGTCTGGATGAGTCCTTCTGTTTCCATGATGACACTGACGACTCACTAGACTCCGCCTCTTATAATGGTGAAGAGGATGAGCGGCTGTACAGcacagagagacatgctgaaccaCCCACAGGACCACCCACAGAACCACACCAAGCCAAACCTCAGCCTGAAACTAGACCAGAGGCCCACAGCACTGAACTGTCTCAGTCCCAGAGCAGCCCTAGCCTAATCAATCCCCCAGGAGACAAAGAGCCCCGGCCTgaaccaccacaaccacaacctgCACTTGCACCTGCCCAACTTGCGGAATCAGCCCACCCCAAGTCCTCGAACAGCGGCAGTGGGAGTGAAATGGAGACCTCCTCAGAGTTCTCTgaccctcctgtcccctctccttctcaggaGAGCCCTTCTGTCTCTACCCTTACCCCTAAACCTTCTACAACCCCTTACCCTGTCTCGATTACCCCAAAGACTACCCCTGCTACCGTGTCAACCCCTAAAACCAAGCCtgcatctctctctaaccccaacacTAACTTTGCTCCTGCCCCTAATGCTAAATCTGCTACTGTCTGTACCACTAAGACTAACCCTGCTACAGCCTCAACCCCACAAAATAACTCTGCTACTGCCTCCACCCCCAAAACTAACCCTGCTACTGTTTGTACACTTGAAATGAACCCTGCTACGGTCTCTACCCCTAACACTAACAGTGCTCTTACCCCTAACGCTAAATCTCCTACGGCCTGTACCACTAACACCAACCCTGCTACAGCCTCAACCCCCAAAACTACCCCAGGTACATGCTCTACCCCAAACCCTACTGttactcctaacactaaccctgctgCTACAATCGAGGAGACAGCGTCCCACAGCAATCCTGTCACCCTGGCAACAGAAGCAGGGCAAGCCAAAGCAGCTGCAGAGGAAGTACAGGCTGGTACGGTGAGAGAGGAGGACAAAAGGAgcggtgaaaagagagagaaagacaaacagagcagtggggagagaggaaaggacaaACAGAGcggtggggagagaggaaaggacaaACAGAGcggtggggagagaggaaaggacaaacagagcagtggggagagaggaaaggacaaacagagcagtggggagagagggaaggacaaaCAGAgcggtggggagagagggaaggacaaaCAGAGCGGTGGGGAGAGAAGAAAGGACAAACAGAGCagtggggagagaggaaaggacaaACAGAGGGctgcggagagagagaaggatgaacaGAGTACAGAGACTTCAGACGAGGATcacacagagcagacagacagagactcatTCAAACTACTCATTAAGCCACACCTCTCTAAGTCAGACACACCCCGGCCTAAACAGAAGACCTCTGAGCCCCGTAAGCCACTCCCACGTGTGTTTGGGGTGGCAGCGGCTTCAATCCGGTCCAAACCGCTTCTGGTGTCAGTGCTGGAACTGGACCAGAAGAATGAGAACAGCAGCGCTGAAGGTGTGGACTCCCATCAGGTCCTTGAAGGGACCACTGCCACCAATGACCTGAACAAGGGGGTCCCTCTGCTCTCGTACCCGAAAGAGCCTAACCCCAGCAACATCCCTGTCTCCTCCTGCCCTGAGAGCTCACCTGACCTGGCTGAcaacctgtccctgacccctGACATCTGCCCATGTGACCCCGCCCAGGAGAACCTGAGGGAGAACACCCTGAGCACTGAGGACGGGGGCCCTGTGGCCCTGGGCTCCCCTCACACACCTCTGGCTGTCTCTCCCAAGAGGGAGAACTCAGAGACAGACgccggagggaggaggggggttggGGGCTGGGGGGCAGGGGAggcccaatctctctctctggggcaggGCTGTGGGTTGGAGGCACAGAGCCTGTTACTGTGTGAGGTGGAGGGGCATGCTGTTGGACAGACAATTGGACAGACGATTGGACAGACACTCTCCGGGCTGCCCAATGTCGGCACAGACGAGGATGAGGTGGATGATATAATGGGGGACGAAGAAGACAACAACAGCCTGTGTGGTCGGCCAGACAAGATGGCAGATGTTGAGCTTGTGGGAGAGGGAGTGCCAGAGTCCAACCTGTCCAGCTGGAGGTCCATCGAGGAGATATcagaggcagggggaggagaggacggaAGCTCCCAATTCCCAGAGGATGATATCAGCAACCTGCAGAGTCGCCCAGAAAACAAGGAGcaggaaaacaacaacaatgacTCAGTGTTCCTATCCTCTGGAATGCCAACCTGTGTGACTCTGAATGCCCTGTCAGAGGAGGTGAGACACCAGAGCCAGAGTGTGAGTCTGAGGGCGTCCCTCTCAAACATACCACTCACAGAAGTGAGACCACAGGCTGCTGCAGCCTCCGATAGGCCAACAACATCAACGGACAGCTCAACACACCAATCAGACATAAGACAGGCTTCCTCATCCATGGAAAGCCCTGGGCGTGTCTCACCACCAGGGGGTAAACCACAGACCGTTTCAGACCAGAGCTCTGGTTCAGTAGAGGCAGCCATTTCCAGACCCAACAGTAACACAGATATTAACCCAGCAGTCAAACAGGCAGACCTTGCCATATCTCTGCTGGGTGGGGCATTTGGATCCTTCAGTCATAAAATCAGACCAAGCAACTCCAAGTCAGGCAGACTGCCCCAAGAAACTTCCCCATCAATGAGGAAAGACACAGTAGAGAATGTCCAAGTCTCCCAAGAAACTTCTCTCTCAGTGGGCAAAGACACAGTAGAGAAGGTCAAAGTTTCCCAAGAAACTTCCCCATCAGTGAGCAAAGTCACAGTAGAGAAGGTCCAAGTCTCCCAAGAATTGTCCCTATCAGTGGGCAAAGACACAGTAGAGATGGTCCAAGTTTCCCAAGTATTTCCCCCATCAGTGGGCAAAGACACGGTAAAGAATGTCCACGTTTCCCAAGAATTCTTCCTATCATTGGGCAAAGACACAGTAGAGAAGGTCCACGTTTTTCACGAAACTTCCCCATCAATGAGTAAAGACACAGAAAAGAAGTTTCAAGTTTCCCAAGAAATTTACCCATCAATGAGCAAAGACACAGTTGAGAAAGTACAATTTTCCCAAGAATGTTCCCCATCAGTGAGCAAAAACATAGTAGAGAATGTCCAAGTCTCCCAAGAAACTTCCCTATGGGTGGGCAAAAACACTGTAGAGAAGGTCCAAGTTTCCCAAGAAACATCCCCATCTGTGAGCAAAGACACAGTAGAGAAGGTTCAAGTATTCCAAGAATCGTCCCTATCAGTGGGTAAAAACACAGTAGAGAAAGTCCAAGTTTCCCAAGAAACTTCCCCGTCAGTGAGCAAAGACACAGTAGAGAAGGTCCAAGTTTCCCAAGAAACATCCCCATCCGTGGGCAAAGACATAGTAGAGAAGGTCCAAGTTTCCCAAGAAACTTCCCCATCAGTGAGCAAAGACACAGTAGAGAAGGTCCAAGTATTCCAAGAACCATCCCTATCAGTAGGCAAAGACACGGTAGAGAAGGTTGAAGTTTCCCAAGAAATTTCCCCATCAATGAGCGAAGAGATAGTAGAGAAAGTACAATTTTCCCAAGAATGTTCTCCATCAGTGAGCAAAAACATAGTAGAAAATGTCCAAGTCTCCCAAGAAACTTCCCCATCAGTGGGCAAAGACACAATAGAGAAGGTCGACATTTCCCAAGAAACTTCCCCATCAGTGAGCAAAGACACAGTAGAGAAGGGCCAAGTATCCCAAGAATCGGCCCTATCAGTTGGCAAAGACACAGTAGAGAAGGTCCAAGTTTCCCAAGAAACTTCCCCATCAGTGAGTAAAGACACAGTAGAGAAGGTCCAAGTCTCCAAAGAATCTTCCCTATCAGTGGGCAAAGACACAGTAGAGAAGGTACAAGTATTCCAAGAATCAGCCCTATTAGGGGGCAAAGACACAATAGAAGAGGTCCAAGTTTCCCAAGAAACTTCCCCATCAGTGAGTAAAGACACAGTAGAGAAGGTCCAAGTCTCCAAAGAATCTTCCCTATCAGTGGGCAAAGACACAGTAGAGAAGGTACAAGTTTCCCAAGAAACTTCCCCATCAGTGAGTAAAGACACAGTAGAGAAGGTCCAAGTCTCCAAAGAATCTTCCCTATCAGTGGGCAAAGATACAGTAGAGAAGGTACAAGTTTTCCAAGAAACCTCCCCATCAGTGAGTAAAGACACAGTAGAGAAGGTCCAAGTCTCCAAAGAATCTTCCCTATCAGTGGGCAAAGATACAGTAGAGAAGGTACAAGTTTCCCAAGAAACCTCCCCATCAGTGAGCAAAGACACAGTGGAGAAGGTCCAAGTTGTCCAAGAATCTTCCCTATCCCTATCAGTGGGCAAAGACACGGTAGAAAGTGTGAAAAAGCTCTGTTCCCAGCCTCAGCCAGAGGAGACAGAGCCACAGACGATGAGCCAAAGAGAGGGTGGTGGCGGTCAGGCGACTGATAGGCACATTGACCAACTAAAGATGAGCGTGGCCTTAGAAGGGCAGGAGAGCAGTGTTTATATTTCAGGGGAAagtgaggtgaaggagagagcagaggagagattCTCTCCAACAGAGAGCATTCCAGAACCTGCACAGCGTCAGACACCTGAGGGAGAGCTGAGCACAGAGAAAGCCATCACTCCTCCTCagccagagaggagagggaagcagagaaaGCAGAGCAGAGACAGACCCAGTCAGCTGCTCAGACAATCTACATCAGGCCCTGGGTCTACTGATCAACCACAGAAACCCTCTCTCGCTACCAAGACCCTAGCAGACACCTCCCCACCAGGGAAACAAAAGAATACGAACACGAGGGGACAAAAATCTGTTGCATATACCAGACAGAGGACACCTGTGAAGGGCAAACCTGAAGCAGAGtccgggaggagaggggaaaacagaaacgTCTCCGTTGCCCCGACTCCCCCTAGTCCTACCAACCTCTGCCCTATAGCTCCCACTCTCCTAGTCAACCAGGAAGTGAACACGGAAGTGCACCAGATAATGCTTGATAACAGGCCGCTGCCTGGCTGCCAGACAGAAAGCAGGAAGGATATCAACGATAACAATGTGGGGAGTGGCCATGCCTCCCCTACAGAACAGAATaggtcctcttctcctccacctcttccctcctcctctcctcctcacctctcattctctcctctttcctcatctcccccacctcttccctcctcctctcctcctcctctctccccctctactctctcctcctctcctcctcccagctcCTTCGTGATGCCGCCAGATGAGGACCTCCCCACTCCCATACAGGAGTCCCAGCCTCTCGTCACCCCACTCCTAGACACCCAGCCTCAATCAATCAATGTTCAGGCAGCCTCTGCAACCCTTTCTACTACCCCTAACGCCCTTCCTAAGCACCCCCCTATACCCACCGAAAGTGTCCCTATGTCCCCTACCCCCTCCTCATTTCCATCTCCATCCACGTCAGCCCTGGCCTCAACCCCCAGCTTTACCCAGCCCACCCAGGAGTCTCTGCCACGGCTGGAGGCTCCAACCACAATGCCTGTCCTCGGCATCCGCAGGCAGGTCCAGCCCCAACCAAACCTCCTCACCAAGCCCAACAGACAGGTCAAGACAGGTCAGTCACAAAGCCCAC
This window encodes:
- the LOC110486020 gene encoding protein piccolo isoform X4, yielding MPGESSHRSVPKERHPELGAEQTGLPETDMTRHASTDSTPSDSGSTPSDSGSSPSPSTPQKLLPSCTSPFGPRLVRATPSSSATPRPQPEGSDRRHSNTIRLSGTFGGHGPCGRRSGPVKMERIKVLMGSEVESDYKEPENMDTRVVMGQEALLKTKKTLTGKCPCRQSSQAIPLPGGPVLEVPNPPSEAQAEAGEKAQLDTGQEKDNSPLTPKMEQEQERIPVLPISPLLTPLLTPLIPASPPSSEPVTVDVSLTGSSSPLEAGLSPYGEMSFVCSMYAMPSLSEPAYPPAILSFSEPVYAVDPLRVGVPSSLDPDLYYTAPSTPIKMAPHPSYLKHRSYPGSPASPLSQNTPSDSEDLCSPLTSPSGSYVTAEGGSWTSSTSPCTSPNLLLAEEVQEAPACFVSSLSEIGDEVGEERGAVGERAEEKGGGAAEWRFCLYKGLAETVILEEEEVLRGEVSGGGSEEATVSRGSCRPRWVTEDTSPLRSSSGRSTDSQEEGGESEGSLCPAEDALAGGQQYSSPLLQRGLELELQACVAEELYPPITNPEDGTGSPRLTSMSFPFAPDMGNLTHHTSSVNPASPKLPLDTCSPDVSDGDNSSPYGEMGTFLLFPGSYSDDGEMEEEEEEEEEEERMIPASLLNFPLHTSLLFQADSMEITLFPTEEGNEGGEGNDRNEGNDVDAYAAGEEEGDVEDDDEDDDEEEEVEAKVEIEEAKVEIAIEEEVDEEEGEDVEEEEDEGEGKAVNDPAEEDNSASFLHSLSETSINEGLDESFCFHDDTDDSLDSASYNGEEDERLYSTERHAEPPTGPPTEPHQAKPQPETRPEAHSTELSQSQSSPSLINPPGDKEPRPEPPQPQPALAPAQLAESAHPKSSNSGSGSEMETSSEFSDPPVPSPSQESPSVSTLTPKPSTTPYPVSITPKTTPATVSTPKTKPASLSNPNTNFAPAPNAKSATVCTTKTNPATASTPQNNSATASTPKTNPATVCTLEMNPATVSTPNTNSALTPNAKSPTACTTNTNPATASTPKTTPGTCSTPNPTVTPNTNPAATIEETASHSNPVTLATEAGQAKAAAEEVQAGTVREEDKRSGEKREKDKQSSGERGKDKQSGGERGKDKQSGGERGKDKQSSGERGKDKQSSGERGKDKQSGGERGKDKQSGGERRKDKQSSGERGKDKQRAAEREKDEQSTETSDEDHTEQTDRDSFKLLIKPHLSKSDTPRPKQKTSEPRKPLPRVFGVAAASIRSKPLLVSVLELDQKNENSSAEGVDSHQVLEGTTATNDLNKGVPLLSYPKEPNPSNIPVSSCPESSPDLADNLSLTPDICPCDPAQENLRENTLSTEDGGPVALGSPHTPLAVSPKRENSETDAGGRRGVGGWGAGEAQSLSLGQGCGLEAQSLLLCEVEGHAVGQTIGQTIGQTLSGLPNVGTDEDEVDDIMGDEEDNNSLCGRPDKMADVELVGEGVPESNLSSWRSIEEISEAGGGEDGSSQFPEDDISNLQSRPENKEQENNNNDSVFLSSGMPTCVTLNALSEEVRHQSQSVSLRASLSNIPLTEVRPQAAAASDRPTTSTDSSTHQSDIRQASSSMESPGRVSPPGGKPQTVSDQSSGSVEAAISRPNSNTDINPAVKQADLAISLLGGAFGSFSHKIRPSNSKSGRLPQETSPSMRKDTVENVQVSQETSLSVGKDTVEKVKVSQETSPSVSKVTVEKVQVSQELSLSVGKDTVEMVQVSQVFPPSVGKDTVKNVHVSQEFFLSLGKDTVEKVHVFHETSPSMSKDTEKKFQVSQEIYPSMSKDTVEKVQFSQECSPSVSKNIVENVQVSQETSLWVGKNTVEKVQVSQETSPSVSKDTVEKVQVFQESSLSVGKNTVEKVQVSQETSPSVSKDTVEKVQVSQETSPSVGKDIVEKVQVSQETSPSVSKDTVEKVQVFQEPSLSVGKDTVEKVEVSQEISPSMSEEIVEKVQFSQECSPSVSKNIVENVQVSQETSPSVGKDTIEKVDISQETSPSVSKDTVEKGQVSQESALSVGKDTVEKVQVSQETSPSVSKDTVEKVQVSKESSLSVGKDTVEKVQVSQETSPSVSKDTVEKVQVSKESSLSVGKDTVEKVQVFQETSPSVSKDTVEKVQVSKESSLSVGKDTVEKVQVSQETSPSVSKDTVEKVQVVQESSLSLSVGKDTVESVKKLCSQPQPEETEPQTMSQREGGGGQATDRHIDQLKMSVALEGQESSVYISGESEVKERAEERFSPTESIPEPAQRQTPEGELSTEKAITPPQPERRGKQRKQSRDRPSQLLRQSTSGPGSTDQPQKPSLATKTLADTSPPGKQKNTNTRGQKSVAYTRQRTPVKGKPEAESGRRGENRNVSVAPTPPSPTNLCPIAPTLLVNQEVNTEVHQIMLDNRPLPGCQTESRKDINDNNVGSGHASPTEQNRSSSPPPLPSSSPPHLSFSPLSSSPPPLPSSSPPPLSPSTLSSSPPPSSFVMPPDEDLPTPIQESQPLVTPLLDTQPQSINVQAASATLSTTPNALPKHPPIPTESVPMSPTPSSFPSPSTSALASTPSFTQPTQESLPRLEAPTTMPVLGIRRQVQPQPNLLTKPNRQVKTGQSQSPQDRDGMDTDSDDDATAVPLRHHMTQPRGTVGNPSHKESGSSNQREILLHSSCQTTERQTDCPISHKDSQELDLSFKYNLGSCNESESDGSVPELEEPEGVPLRSSEPQPISPADEGINRPKQSRSEKKARKAMGKLGLRPVHGVTRITIRKSKSILFVISRPDVFKSPASDIYIVFGEAKIEDLSQQVHKAAAEKFKVPVEPSPLAPPAPPSLTIKEESEEEEVDEGGLEQRDIELVMAQANVSRSKAAHALRHNTNDIVNAIMELTM
- the LOC110486020 gene encoding protein piccolo isoform X2; the protein is MPGESSHRSVPKERHPELGAEQTGLPETDMTRHASTDSTPSDSGSTPSDSGSSPSPSTPQKLLPSCTSPFGPRLVRATPSSSATPRPQPEGSDRRHSNTIRLSGTFGGHGPCGRRSGPVKMERIKVLMGSEVESDYKEPENMDTRVVMGQEALLKTKKTLTGKCPCRQSSQAIPLPGGPVLEVPNPPSEAQAEAGEKAQLDTGQEKDNSPLTPKMEQEQERIPVLPISPLLTPLLTPLIPASPPSSEPVTVDVSLTGSSSPLEAGLSPYGEMSFVCSMYAMPSLSEPAYPPAILSFSEPVYAVDPLRVGVPSSLDPDLYYTAPSTPIKMAPHPSYLKHRSYPGSPASPLSQNTPSDSEDLCSPLTSPSGSYVTAEGGSWTSSTSPCTSPNLLLAEEVQEAPACFVSSLSEIGDEVGEERGAVGERAEEKGGGAAEWRFCLYKGLAETVILEEEEVLRGEVSGGGSEEATVSRGSCRPRWVTEDTSPLRSSSGRSTDSQEEGGESEGSLCPAEDALAGGQQYSSPLLQRGLELELQACVAEELYPPITNPEDGTGSPRLTSMSFPFAPDMGNLTHHTSSVNPASPKLPLDTCSPDVSDGDNSSPYGEMGTFLLFPGSYSDDGEMEEEEEEEEEEERMIPASLLNFPLHTSLLFQADSMEITLFPTEEGNEGGEGNDRNEGNDVDAYAAGEEEGDVEDDDEDDDEEEEVEAKVEIEEAKVEIAIEEEVDEEEGEDVEEEEDEGEGKAVNDPAEEDNSASFLHSLSETSINEGLDESFCFHDDTDDSLDSASYNGEEDERLYSTERHAEPPTGPPTEPHQAKPQPETRPEAHSTELSQSQSSPSLINPPGDKEPRPEPPQPQPALAPAQLAESAHPKSSNSGSGSEMETSSEFSDPPVPSPSQESPSVSTLTPKPSTTPYPVSITPKTTPATVSTPKTKPASLSNPNTNFAPAPNAKSATVCTTKTNPATASTPQNNSATASTPKTNPATVCTLEMNPATVSTPNTNSALTPNAKSPTACTTNTNPATASTPKTTPGTCSTPNPTVTPNTNPAATIEETASHSNPVTLATEAGQAKAAAEEVQAGTVREEDKRSGEKREKDKQSSGERGKDKQSGGERGKDKQSGGERGKDKQSSGERGKDKQSSGERGKDKQSGGERGKDKQSGGERRKDKQSSGERGKDKQRAAEREKDEQSTETSDEDHTEQTDRDSFKLLIKPHLSKSDTPRPKQKTSEPRKPLPRVFGVAAASIRSKPLLVSVLELDQKNENSSAEGVDSHQVLEGTTATNDLNKGVPLLSYPKEPNPSNIPVSSCPESSPDLADNLSLTPDICPCDPAQENLRENTLSTEDGGPVALGSPHTPLAVSPKRENSETDAGGRRGVGGWGAGEAQSLSLGQGCGLEAQSLLLCEVEGHAVGQTIGQTIGQTLSGLPNVGTDEDEVDDIMGDEEDNNSLCGRPDKMADVELVGEGVPESNLSSWRSIEEISEAGGGEDGSSQFPEDDISNLQSRPENKEQENNNNDSVFLSSGMPTCVTLNALSEEVRHQSQSVSLRASLSNIPLTEVRPQAAAASDRPTTSTDSSTHQSDIRQASSSMESPGRVSPPGGKPQTVSDQSSGSVEAAISRPNSNTDINPAVKQADLAISLLGGAFGSFSHKIRPSNSKSGRLPQETSPSMRKDTVENVQVSQETSLSVGKDTVEKVKVSQETSPSVSKVTVEKVQVSQELSLSVGKDTVEMVQVSQVFPPSVGKDTVKNVHVSQEFFLSLGKDTVEKVHVFHETSPSMSKDTEKKFQVSQEIYPSMSKDTVEKVQFSQECSPSVSKNIVENVQVSQETSLWVGKNTVEKVQVSQETSPSVSKDTVEKVQVFQESSLSVGKNTVEKVQVSQETSPSVSKDTVEKVQVSQETSPSVGKDIVEKVQVSQETSPSVSKDTVEKVQVFQEPSLSVGKDTVEKVEVSQEISPSMSEEIVEKVQFSQECSPSVSKNIVENVQVSQETSPSVGKDTIEKVDISQETSPSVSKDTVEKGQVSQESALSVGKDTVEKVQVSQETSPSVSKDTVEKVQVSKESSLSVGKDTVEKVQVFQESALLGGKDTIEEVQVSQETSPSVSKDTVEKVQVSKESSLSVGKDTVEKVQVSQETSPSVSKDTVEKVQVSKESSLSVGKDTVEKVQVFQETSPSVSKDTVEKVQVSKESSLSVGKDTVEKVQVSQETSPSVSKDTVEKVQVVQESSLSLSVGKDTVESVKKLCSQPQPEETEPQTMSQREGGGGQATDRHIDQLKMSVALEGQESSVYISGESEVKERAEERFSPTESIPEPAQRQTPEGELSTEKAITPPQPERRGKQRKQSRDRPSQLLRQSTSGPGSTDQPQKPSLATKTLADTSPPGKQKNTNTRGQKSVAYTRQRTPVKGKPEAESGRRGENRNVSVAPTPPSPTNLCPIAPTLLVNQEVNTEVHQIMLDNRPLPGCQTESRKDINDNNVGSGHASPTEQNRSSSPPPLPSSSPPHLSFSPLSSSPPPLPSSSPPPLSPSTLSSSPPPSSFVMPPDEDLPTPIQESQPLVTPLLDTQPQSINVQAASATLSTTPNALPKHPPIPTESVPMSPTPSSFPSPSTSALASTPSFTQPTQESLPRLEAPTTMPVLGIRRQVQPQPNLLTKPNRQVKTDGMDTDSDDDATAVPLRHHMTQPRGTVGNPSHKESGSSNQREILLHSSCQTTERQTDCPISHKDSQELDLSFKYNLGSCNESESDGSVPELEEPEGVPLRSSEPQPISPADEGINRPKQSRSEKKARKAMGKLGLRPVHGVTRITIRKSKSILFVISRPDVFKSPASDIYIVFGEAKIEDLSQQVHKAAAEKFKVPVEPSPLAPPAPPSLTIKEESEEEEVDEGGLEQRDIELVMAQANVSRSKAAHALRHNTNDIVNAIMELTM
- the LOC110486020 gene encoding mucin-17 isoform X3 gives rise to the protein MPGESSHRSVPKERHPELGAEQTGLPETDMTRHASTDSTPSDSGSTPSDSGSSPSPSTPQKLLPSCTSPFGPRLVRATPSSSATPRPQPEGSDRRHSNTIRLSGTFGGHGPCGRRSGPVKMERIKVLMGSEVESDYKEPENMDTRVVMGQEALLKTKKTLTGKCPCRQSSQAIPLPGGPVLEVPNPPSEAQAEAGEKAQLDTGQEKDNSPLTPKMEQEQERIPVLPISPLLTPLLTPLIPASPPSSEPVTVDVSLTGSSSPLEAGLSPYGEMSFVCSMYAMPSLSEPAYPPAILSFSEPVYAVDPLRVGVPSSLDPDLYYTAPSTPIKMAPHPSYLKHRSYPGSPASPLSQNTPSDSEDLCSPLTSPSGSYVTAEGGSWTSSTSPCTSPNLLLAEEVQEAPACFVSSLSEIGDEVGEERGAVGERAEEKGGGAAEWRFCLYKGLAETVILEEEEVLRGEVSGGGSEEATVSRGSCRPRWVTEDTSPLRSSSGRSTDSQEEGGESEGSLCPAEDALAGGQQYSSPLLQRGLELELQACVAEELYPPITNPEDGTGSPRLTSMSFPFAPDMGNLTHHTSSVNPASPKLPLDTCSPDVSDGDNSSPYGEMGTFLLFPGSYSDDGEMEEEEEEEEEEERMIPASLLNFPLHTSLLFQADSMEITLFPTEEGNEGGEGNDRNEGNDVDAYAAGEEEGDVEDDDEDDDEEEEVEAKVEIEEAKVEIAIEEEVDEEEGEDVEEEEDEGEGKAVNDPAEEDNSASFLHSLSETSINEGLDESFCFHDDTDDSLDSASYNGEEDERLYSTERHAEPPTGPPTEPHQAKPQPETRPEAHSTELSQSQSSPSLINPPGDKEPRPEPPQPQPALAPAQLAESAHPKSSNSGSGSEMETSSEFSDPPVPSPSQESPSVSTLTPKPSTTPYPVSITPKTTPATVSTPKTKPASLSNPNTNFAPAPNAKSATVCTTKTNPATASTPQNNSATASTPKTNPATVCTLEMNPATVSTPNTNSALTPNAKSPTACTTNTNPATASTPKTTPGTCSTPNPTVTPNTNPAATIEETASHSNPVTLATEAGQAKAAAEEVQAGTVREEDKRSGEKREKDKQSSGERGKDKQSGGERGKDKQSGGERRKDKQSSGERGKDKQRAAEREKDEQSTETSDEDHTEQTDRDSFKLLIKPHLSKSDTPRPKQKTSEPRKPLPRVFGVAAASIRSKPLLVSVLELDQKNENSSAEGVDSHQVLEGTTATNDLNKGVPLLSYPKEPNPSNIPVSSCPESSPDLADNLSLTPDICPCDPAQENLRENTLSTEDGGPVALGSPHTPLAVSPKRENSETDAGGRRGVGGWGAGEAQSLSLGQGCGLEAQSLLLCEVEGHAVGQTIGQTIGQTLSGLPNVGTDEDEVDDIMGDEEDNNSLCGRPDKMADVELVGEGVPESNLSSWRSIEEISEAGGGEDGSSQFPEDDISNLQSRPENKEQENNNNDSVFLSSGMPTCVTLNALSEEVRHQSQSVSLRASLSNIPLTEVRPQAAAASDRPTTSTDSSTHQSDIRQASSSMESPGRVSPPGGKPQTVSDQSSGSVEAAISRPNSNTDINPAVKQADLAISLLGGAFGSFSHKIRPSNSKSGRLPQETSPSMRKDTVENVQVSQETSLSVGKDTVEKVKVSQETSPSVSKVTVEKVQVSQELSLSVGKDTVEMVQVSQVFPPSVGKDTVKNVHVSQEFFLSLGKDTVEKVHVFHETSPSMSKDTEKKFQVSQEIYPSMSKDTVEKVQFSQECSPSVSKNIVENVQVSQETSLWVGKNTVEKVQVSQETSPSVSKDTVEKVQVFQESSLSVGKNTVEKVQVSQETSPSVSKDTVEKVQVSQETSPSVGKDIVEKVQVSQETSPSVSKDTVEKVQVFQEPSLSVGKDTVEKVEVSQEISPSMSEEIVEKVQFSQECSPSVSKNIVENVQVSQETSPSVGKDTIEKVDISQETSPSVSKDTVEKGQVSQESALSVGKDTVEKVQVSQETSPSVSKDTVEKVQVSKESSLSVGKDTVEKVQVFQESALLGGKDTIEEVQVSQETSPSVSKDTVEKVQVSKESSLSVGKDTVEKVQVSQETSPSVSKDTVEKVQVSKESSLSVGKDTVEKVQVFQETSPSVSKDTVEKVQVSKESSLSVGKDTVEKVQVSQETSPSVSKDTVEKVQVVQESSLSLSVGKDTVESVKKLCSQPQPEETEPQTMSQREGGGGQATDRHIDQLKMSVALEGQESSVYISGESEVKERAEERFSPTESIPEPAQRQTPEGELSTEKAITPPQPERRGKQRKQSRDRPSQLLRQSTSGPGSTDQPQKPSLATKTLADTSPPGKQKNTNTRGQKSVAYTRQRTPVKGKPEAESGRRGENRNVSVAPTPPSPTNLCPIAPTLLVNQEVNTEVHQIMLDNRPLPGCQTESRKDINDNNVGSGHASPTEQNRSSSPPPLPSSSPPHLSFSPLSSSPPPLPSSSPPPLSPSTLSSSPPPSSFVMPPDEDLPTPIQESQPLVTPLLDTQPQSINVQAASATLSTTPNALPKHPPIPTESVPMSPTPSSFPSPSTSALASTPSFTQPTQESLPRLEAPTTMPVLGIRRQVQPQPNLLTKPNRQVKTGQSQSPQDRDGMDTDSDDDATAVPLRHHMTQPRGTVGNPSHKESGSSNQREILLHSSCQTTERQTDCPISHKDSQELDLSFKYNLGSCNESESDGSVPELEEPEGVPLRSSEPQPISPADEGINRPKQSRSEKKARKAMGKLGLRPVHGVTRITIRKSKSILFVISRPDVFKSPASDIYIVFGEAKIEDLSQQVHKAAAEKFKVPVEPSPLAPPAPPSLTIKEESEEEEVDEGGLEQRDIELVMAQANVSRSKAAHALRHNTNDIVNAIMELTM